Genomic segment of Candoia aspera isolate rCanAsp1 chromosome 2, rCanAsp1.hap2, whole genome shotgun sequence:
CGCAGACCACCCATCTTAATTGCTCATCCAAAGGTGACTGGATGCAAAATAAAGCCAAACCAGGTGAAATGATGGTGGCAGTCACGAAAAACACACATAGCCAAAACTCAAAACACGGTGAAAATCTGTATTTACAATGTTCTTGAATATAATACAACTGCTTTTTCAACACTTAAAAAGTAAGGCTTACTAAAATGCTTTGTCAATTAGCTGTCATCTAGCAGAGAATTAAAGGGAAGCAGGAACCACTTAAGTATGACACACTTGGCCTTTTCTGTATTATAATTCAAAGGCTTCCTGGAAGGCATGTACATGAACCATGTGAAGGAAGCAGCACCAGGATGGGTCCTGGCCTGAGCGTGGAGCCCCACTCGCCAGCCTTCCGTGCCCATTCAACGCCTGAAGGAAATGCAGCCCTCCTCTATGTGCGTGTCCTTGTCCTATCCTATCTTGGGTAGCCGTTGCTGTGTAACTGCTTTTGCAGCAGCTTGTGATAGCAGAGGTGCTGTCTCTGTGTGTGGAACAGTGTGTAGCAATGTGAGGGATTCTCACTGGGTGTAGTTCCTTTCCTAATCTGCCTTTGAATAATGCACATTTATACCGTACCGTATGTCCATCTCTCTCTCCTGATCAGCTTCACCTGCAACTCCCTGTCCCCAGGTGCCCTGTTTTCTCCGTGACCTTACATTGTGCTGCTGGCAgatccccctccctctctcttccttcttctccatgtGTGCACAGGCAACCTGACTGCCATGTGCTGTGTGGGTGTGATGCACTCTCAGCCTTCCTCGTGTGGTACGGCTGCAGGCTCGTGCGGTCGCTAGATGTCCCGGCAACCAAGACAATGATGTTCGAATGTTTGACTCTGGGAGATGCCAGGCGGCTTCGAGTCTGCGAGAGGCAAAACCTGCTCCTGGTTGAATTTAACACAGTCTCTTGTTCTAGCCGGAGCATCATGGAGCCAGGGGCATGGACTAGGCAAGGCTACTGGGCCCCCTCGATGTACCACACCGTGGCCGGGCAGTACACGTGAGTGCCGAAATCCCAGGGAGGGAACTGACTGAACAGCAGGGGGCTCTGCAAACCTGCCGAGAAGGCGGTGGAGAGGTTGGGCTGACTTGACTGGAGCATTTGGTGAGACAGAAGTCAGGAAGGATACCGAGTCCAACCACGAGATGCTAGAAGTTCCCTAATCATCCAGCTAGCCCTTTCCTGAATGGCTTTATGTGTACAACCTTAGGAAAGGCAAAACAGGTCGACTATGCACTGGGAAGGAGAGGCTAAAGCGGGCTAAAGCTGGGTTGGCATTTGAACTGGGGGCTTGGGAGCTTGCAGCACATATTCTTAGCTGCTACCCTGCAGCTTTCCTGGAGAAGAACCGCTCCTGCTATGTAGGCTTGTGCGGATGGCTGTGTCTGGAGCAGCTTTCTCATTCCTGAAAGACAGGATAGTTTTTGGTCATAAGTGGAAACCAGAAAATCTAGTTTCCTTAAACCCATGAGGATGGTGTAACTGCATAAAGTGACCCAATGGAGGAAAGGCTtggctctgcacatgctcagatgcACTCTTCTTTATTGTTTCACTTTAGCTGAAGCTGGTTCCTAGATTATAGATTCATGGGCGATGCATGAGGCTGGAAATGGGAGATGGACTCAGATTCAAATCTCTGCTTGGCAGGCAATCTTGGATCAGGTATTACCATCTGCAGGCTGGTAATACTCAGATTCAATGGGGGGGGTGTCAGTTTCAAGAATGGTAAGCTATTTTTGCAGAAAGATCTGCAGATGAAATAAATAGCAGTACTTGAGCTTGAGAATTATTTTCCATCCCAGCTAGCTAGCTTACTAATGACTCCTGAACATGCTCATTAAAAAATATCAGGTTAAGGGAGATTTAAAATTATAGCACATTTATGTGAATCAATATATGGGTTAAATCTAGCTCACCCCTCGTACTATCTAGTTGCGTAGCCCTCTCTTTAAGAAAGGGCAGCTCTAATGACAGAAGACACCCTTCAGCATTTAGACTGAAATGTGTTGCATTTGGAGAGATGGACCGAACTCAGGAGAAGTGAAGAAGCTGGTGGAATGCCCTGGTGGACTGGCAGAAGTGATACGGCCACTCTGCAGGGCTGCTGGGTAAAAGAGGGGTTTAAAGTGAAGGGTACTGACAAATGCTGTGTGTCAAGGGATGCATGCACATGaatatgcatgtactgtatataaaagccAAAATATTGCTAGTTTACAAGTATGATGCATTTGGAACATCACAGTCTGGATTAGGAAGAGGTCATTTCTGACCAGGATGAATGTTGGAGCTGGGTAGAATTGGTCTGGAAAGCAAACATTTGAGGCAAGAAATCACTCATTCAAATTTCACTTCTGTTGGCAGCATATTGAGTGGCCCTAAGCAATCAACTACTTTTATTCCTACTGTCTGCAAACATTgctagtatcatcatcatcatcatcatcatcaccatcatcatcaatttCCATAAGGCTATaagaattataaatataaaaaatgcttTCAAGAATAAAGAAgggatatgtttttatttttattacaccACTATCCTGATATGGCAACCCCAAAGCATCTCCAAGGAAGGTTGATTCATCCTGTTGGCCGGTCTACATGACCAGGATTAGCCAGTGTATGGGCCATTAACCATTACTTTAGGACAGGAACACAGAATGCCATGCTCCACCCACACACAGTGCACCACAAAGACATCTTCCACCTGCCTTTCCTATTGGGCATCAAAGCTAATACTTTCTAACTAGCGCAGGTCCAAGCAGAGCTGTCCAGTTTACCGGCTGTGCTTCTAGGTCAATGCCTCCACTCTAGCTGGTGACTGTCCACTGGGGCAGAAATGCCCCACTCCTCTGGTTGTGGCCTCCAGAGCCATTTGGTGCTGGCCCGCCAGCATGGAAGTGAACCtcctgggttttttcccccctttgtttcacactgggtttctttttttaacaacttCACTGGGGGAACAGTGAAAAAGTAAATcttccttcttcattttttaGGACCAGATGAAACTGGCAACAGTTCAGCCAGATTCCTCTTTCAGCTCAAGTGACAGGAAGAATGAGAAAACTagttttccctcccctcccctccgctccgctccgcttccctcccctcccctgtccATTGGTAGATGCACCAGATGGAAAGTTGTTAGATATGAGGGGAAGTCAATGGAGGGGAGCTCATACAAAAGGTCTCTCAGTGGAAACCACATGGAAACCAACTTAATGGAAACCAACCCTCAAAATATGtaaaattcttaattttaattttgaaagttaGTGGACCCCCAGCTGGGGCCATGGTATGAGGGAGAAATGCTTATGCCTTGTTCTTCCTGAGTTCTGATCGGGATATTTCCCTCCTCCTTCCAATGCCTGTCACTCACCAAGACTGGAAATCTAGCCACCATTGGGATTAAATGATGTTTTTTACCATTACAAATGGACTGGTAGGAAAGTGCACGGAGGGGGGATTTCGGTCAGAACTGTAGTATAGCAATCCAGTTGGGTGCTGTGCTGGCTATCAGTTGGTGCTCCataatcaactttttaaaaacaatatgaaAAACTCAGCCCTAACATAGTCCTCAATTGTAGAACATCTGCTTTGCATACAGATAGTGGCAGATTTAGTCTCTGGTACCTTCACAGGTAGGGCTGGAATTCTTGCCTGAAGTCTTAGAATGAAGTCAGCAGAACACTGAGCTAGCTGGACCAACAGCTGGTCAACGGTCTGCTAAAATTTCTAACTCCACTGTCCATTCTTAACAGTAGCATGGCTGAAGGGCTGAACTAAAGAGTATCAAAAGAAAGAGGACCAACTCTGAGCAGTCTTAAAAACAGGGCCAGAGTTGCTTCTGATGCTTGATAGCTATGCTGGGCCAGGATAGCCAACACAGGCTACAGTTTCTTGGTGGCCTTTCTGCTGGAGCCTCATGGTCTACCTCTCTGTCTTTTGCAGCCTCTTGGAGAAGCAACTTGTGTCTGACTTTTCACCTGGCCGCCATTGCCCCAGTCTCCATGTGTTGCAGGATTCAACCAACTGGCATGACGCCCAACTTCCAGCTGGCTGGGGCCTGCAGAAGCAGGAAGGCCACTTGTTTtcagggagggggtgggggaagaggacaGCCTCTTCCCCAAAGGCCCCACGGCACCACAGCCCTCCTTATGATGGGTACAGTCCAGTCTGTCGAAGGGATGTGAACTGGGGAGCCAGCCACACAGCCAAAAGTGATCCTAAAGCCCTGGTACCCAGAGGCCCTGTGGTCAGCTGCAGATGGAATCAAGGGGCATCTGCCAAGAACAGGAGGGAGCTCCCTGTCCGGGCACCTCCAAGCTATGAAGCTCACATGCTTCTGCGCCTGGGGGCACAGCAGGGCCCACGCAAGGAAAACTGGCCACGTCCTCCACCCTATCTTGCTCCTCCCTCCTATGAGGCTTCCCACCATACGGTGCAGCCCCAGCAACGGCCAGGCAAGTCAGATTCCGCAGGGAAGCTGATCCATACTGGAGCTCCTAAGAAATCCTGGGAGAGAGAAGGGGGCTGTGAGTCAGATCCTTTGACTCACatgcctgggaggaaggcagggaggTGGCAGACTAAAATGCCGGGGAGCTGGAGTTATCTTTCAGGAGCCAGAACGTGGGGTGGCCCAAGGATGCAGCTGGAGAAGGCCAAGTCCCCATCCCATTTGGGGTCTGGCTGGGCCATTAGTCCCCAACATCGAAGTCACACCCTACCTCGGGTGAATAAGAGGAACCAGGTGATGTCAATGCCCTGCCATCACTCCCAACACACCCTTCCTGTTGGATGGGGCTTTAGCCATGCCGCTGGTTGGCGTGGACCCAAGGGGGAGGGGAGCAGAGCAAAAGAGAAACATTGCCAAGACTTCTTCCCCAGGTGGAAGGAGCCAAGCCCCTCCAGGAAACTTGCAGGGAGTCAGCCAGCTTTGTCAAAGTCCATGCCACGAAGGCAGGGTGGTCTGTTTGTAATTGACGCCACCTGTGTGATGATCCAAGCCCAATATATTCCACCACCCCGAATGGAGCAAGTCTGCTACCTGGCCCAGGAAGGGGCAGGGACAATAAAAAACACCACATCTCCTGGTTCTCCAGGCCCTACCTTAATGGAGGAACGAGCTGCTCGCATACTGGGCCTCCCCTTGCATGAGCTGGGGGTCACAGAAGCAGCGGGGGGGATCGAGGCACCCAGGATCTCCAGACCCCATGTTATGGAGAGCGGTGCTGTATGTGGGGACAGTTCTGGAAGAGAGCAGGTGAAGAGAACTCCTTCTGCCTCATGCAGCCCCAGGAAACCCTCTGTACCTCCCACCCCAAACCGTTCCCAGGAAGGGCCTGCAGAGCAGGAGCCAGCCTGCCTGGAGGCGAAAGGGACTACTGCAGCATCCCCTTGTCCAGGAAGCCGTGGcctgctgcaaagcaaagaaGAGCCAGTGCCTTCTGCCCAAAGCCAGTCCTATATCTGGGATCTGAAGGAAGCCATGTCGAGGATCCGCCGGCACACAGCCCCAGATTCAGACACGGATGAGGAGCTGGAGAAGGAGAGCCAGTCCGCCTGTGGGCAACCCCTGTGGGGAGAGAGGTTGAACCAAGAGGTGCTCatgcgcagcagcagcagcagcagcagccttgaGAGCAGCAGCTCCAATGCCACGGTAGTGCCAGGAAATGCCACTCTTGCCTGGAGACCCAGAGCAGAAACTCCGAGGGCAACTGCCAGCAGGGAGTGGTCAGGCCCAGCCCAGGAGTGAACAGAAACTCCAACACCACGTTAGACCCTTTCCTTCCAACCCAGCCCCCTCTCCAAAGTGCCTGGTGTCCCcacacctcccccacccccaccccccgcatccTTGCTGGGAGCTCAGGGACACCATTGCAACCTTCCCCCTATTAGTACATTCCCCAAGGGTTAGGATGACAACTTCTCAAAGTACTAGCCGGCTTTTGGCTctgctgcctgggaattctgggggtccCATGCCCGATATCACAGGAAGGAAGTGAAGTTGGGGCAAGCTGTGCCCCTCTGCTCCGGTGAGGAAGGGGATATCCAGAGTTCTCACACCAGTATTCTGCTTGCTTTGTAGCACAATTGCTAAGAATGGAACCTCCACAGAGAGTAGGCCTCCAATTGATAAACGCTAGGGACAATCCACGGGAATTATGGCCCTCCGTGCAATATCTTGTAACTGATCATCTCAGGATCCTCCCTGCCTGGCCTTAGCAGAAAACGAGAGAGATCCCTGGAGGGAACAGGGTGCTCAGGTGAGAGATGACTTTCGTTGTGTAGCTGAGAGACTTGCAGGAGGCAAAAGAGCTGTCAGGACCTTTGCTGCTTTGTGACGTCTGTAGAGTTATTGCAAGAGAAGCTGTACGTGACAGGCCTTTGGGAGTGTTGTTAGTTTTGCTCTTCTTAATATTGAATATAAATACCTGTAATAAAATTTTGTGCAACCAAAGACGCTGAGTAATATACTCTCAGGTCGGTCCCTTGTCTTCTGCCAGGATCAGGCCACTCGCCTGTGGCCAAAATAAAGCAGCGCCTCTTAACCCCTGGAACAAACATAAAAGAAATCTCAATAGCAGAGCCACCAGATAGAAGAAATATACAAATGCCTTAACTCTGGTTGCGAAGGGGAACTGTGACCTGCTTTCAAGGTAATTAAAGCTGAAATTCTGTGGGCATTTACCTGGGAATAAGCCCTATTACGTTCAGTGTCCATTCTCTAGGGAGGCAGCTTGTCCAGCTCATCTGAAAAAGCTATAAAGGCCTCATTAGGACTAACTTGTTCAAAAAGAGGCAGAATGTTAAGTGAAATAAGCATTGGGGAGGGCGAAAAACCCTGAGTTAGAAGCATActgatctatttttatttatagtctTCAATATAGGCCATTTGTTAGGtttctcttctgccttttctctggTAGTTAGATGAATCCAAGAATAAAGTGTCCATGTAA
This window contains:
- the DDN gene encoding dendrin, which gives rise to MGPGLSVEPHSPAFRAHSTPEGNAALLYVRVLVLSYLGLVRSLDVPATKTMMFECLTLGDARRLRVCERQNLLLVEFNTVSCSSRSIMEPGAWTRQGYWAPSMYHTVAGQYTLLEKQLVSDFSPGRHCPSLHVLQDSTNWHDAQLPAGWGLQKQEGHLFSGRGWGKRTASSPKAPRHHSPPYDGYSPVCRRDVNWGASHTAKSDPKALVPRGPVVSCRWNQGASAKNRRELPVRAPPSYEAHMLLRLGAQQGPRKENWPRPPPYLAPPSYEASHHTVQPQQRPGKSDSAGKLIHTGAPKKSWEREGGCESDPLTHMPGRKAGRWQTKMPGSWSYLSGARTWGGPRMQLEKAKSPSHLGSGWAISPQHRSHTLPRVNKRNQVMSMPCHHSQHTLPVGWGFSHAAGWRGPKGEGSRAKEKHCQDFFPRWKEPSPSRKLAGSQPALSKSMPRRQGGLFVIDATCVMIQAQYIPPPRMEQVCYLAQEGAGTIKNTTSPGSPGPTLMEERAARILGLPLHELGVTEAAGGIEAPRISRPHVMESGAVCGDSSGREQVKRTPSASCSPRKPSVPPTPNRSQEGPAEQEPACLEAKGTTAASPCPGSRGLLQSKEEPVPSAQSQSYIWDLKEAMSRIRRHTAPDSDTDEELEKESQSACGQPLWGERLNQEVLMRSSSSSSSLESSSSNATVVPGNATLAWRPRAETPRATASREWSGPAQE